A window of Nonomuraea angiospora genomic DNA:
CTCGGATAAAGTCATCCCATGAACGACGACACCGTTGACCTCCGGGCCCGCAACAAGCAGGCCACCAGGGAGGCGATCAGCCATGCCGCCCTGCGCCTGGCCATCGAACAGGGGCCCCACGGGCTGGCCCTCGTCCGCGTCCATGACATCGCCACGGCCGCGGGCGTCTCACCGCGCACGTACAACAACTACTTCTCCAGCAGGGAGGAGGCGATCTGCGCCTTCCACGCCGACCAGGCCAGGCGCGCGGGGCAGGCGCTGCGGGCCCGGCCCGCCGGCGAGCCGCTGGACGAGGCCGTCATCGCGGCCGTGGTCGAGCTCTACACCGACCCCGAGCCCGACCGGGCCGGGCTGCGCATGATCATGTCGACGCCGGCGCTGGAGGGAGAGGCGCTGAAGACGTTCACCATGGCAGAGGGGCCGCTCGCCGAGGCGATCGCGGCGCGCACCGGCGCCGATCCCGGGCACGACCTCTTCCCCGCCGTCATGGCCGCGGCGGTGGCCGGCGCCATCCGGGTGGCGGGGCGGCGCTGGCTGGAGCCCGGCAACACCGACTCGTTCGCGGCGATCCTGCGCAGCGCCCTGTCCGTCGTCCTGCCAGCCGCGCCGCCCGGAGGATCCCGTGGGTAGGGGCGCTCAGTGCTGCGCCGAGGCCAGGTCCAGCCGGGCGGGGGTGCGCCACCAGACGGCCACGGCCGCCAGCAGCATCAGGACGGCGCCGTACAGGCTGGTCGTCCGCAGCGATTCGGTGAAGGAGAGCATGGCCTGGGCGGCCAGATCGGAGGAGCCGAGCGCGCGGGCGGCCGCCAGCGCGCCGCCGAGCGACTCGCGGACCGCGTCGGTGGCGCCCTCGGGCAGTTCGGCCCGGTAGAGGGCGGCGGCCAGGCTGCCCAGCACCGCGACGCCGAAGGTGCCGCCGATCTCGTACGAGGTCTCCTCGATGGCGGCCGCGCTGCCCGCCTTCTCCGCCGGGGCGCCCGCCATGATCACGGCGGAGGCGATGGCCAGCGAGCCCATGCCCGCCCCGATCAGCAGGAGCGACACGGCCACCCAGAGGTAGGTCGTCGGGGAGACCCAGAGCACCGCGAAGCCGAGCGCGCCGATCACCAGCCCGCCGGCCAGCACCGTACGCGCGCCGATCCGGGTGGCCAGGGCCGGCGCCAGCGGCGAGAGGACCGCGGAGCCGACCGCCATGGGCAGCATGGCCAGGCCCGTCTGCAGCGGCGAGTAGCCCTGGACCAGCTGCGCCCACTGGACCATGAGCAGCATCATGCCCGCCATGGCGATCGAGGTGGTGAAGGCGGCCAGGGTGCCGGCGGTGAAGGCGCCGCCGCGGAACAGCCGGATCTCCAGGAGGGGGTCGGGGCGGCTCAGGCACCGCCGGACGAACCAGGCCAGCGCGATCGCGGCCAGGACGGCCGTCAGGGCGGTCCAGGCGTCCAGGCCCTCGGTGGCCACGTGCTTGATGGCGTAGACCAGGGCGATCATGCCGACCATCGACAGCACCGTGCCCAGGGCGTCCCAGCGGCCCGGGTTCGGGTTGCGCGACTCGGGCAGCAGGAGCAGCGCGGCGACGACGGCGACGGCCATGATCGGCACGTTCACCAGGAACGCGGCGTGCCAGCTGAAGGCCTCCAGCAGCAGGCCGCCCACGATCGGGCCGAGCGCGCCGCCCACCGCCGCCATCGCGGCCCACACGCCCAGCGCGGTGGCCCGCTCGCGGGCGTCGGTGAACAGGTTGCGGATCATCGACAGGGTGGACGGCATGATCATCGCGCCGCCGACGCCGAGCAGCGCCCGTACGGCGATCACCTCGGCCGGGCTGTCGGCCCACAGCACGGCGACGGAGGCCAGGCCGAAGAGGGTGAAGCCGGAGACGAGCATGCGCTTGCGCCCCCAGCGGTCGCCCAGCGCGCTGACGGCCACCAGCAGGCCCGCCACGACCAGGGAGTAGACGTCGATCATCCACAACAGCTCGACCGCGCCCGGCTGCAGGTCGGCCGAAATCTGCGGCAGCGCCACGTTGAGGATGGTCATGTCCATCGTGATCAGCAACAGGCTGGCCGACAGGACGGCCAGCGCCGCCCAGCGTCTGGGGTTCAGCTCGGTCACGGTGTTCGTCATGGGGTCCTCCGGAGAAAAGGGGTGGTGGCGCAGGGTCACACGGCGAACCCCGGCGAGCTGGACGAACGCCGGGGTGCTGGGCACGTATGGGGGGGGGTGGAGGACGCCTGCTCGGGATCCTGCTTCAGCCGGCGTCGGCGTCCCGCGCCGCCACCAGCTTGAGCAGGCGGTCGTGGAGTGCCTGCCGGACCGGCTCGGACAGGGGGATCATGCTCGTGGCCCGCCACAGCCACAGCCCGTCTACGGCCAGCTGGGCCAGGAGCAGGTCGATGTCGCGAGGGTCGGTCGAGGTGGGCGGCGGGGCCCAGCGGCCGATGAGGTCGTCCCACACCTCGGCCAGCTCCGGCCTGGTGACCGACTCGACCATGAACGCCAGGTCCGCCTTGCTCACCGATCCGTGCACGCCCAGCCGTACGTAGGCCTCGAGGGCCTCCTGCGGCGACGCCTGCGCCAGCGGCTTGCCCAGCTCGGCGACGAGCTGAGCCTCCCACGCGTCGGTCAGATGCCGCTGGATCGCCAGCAGCAGCTCGTCGCGCGTGCGGAAGTGGTACATGAGCCCGCCCTTGGTCACTCCGGCCTCCTCGGCCGCCGACTCCAGCGTCAGGGCGGTGATGCCGTCGCGCTCCGTCACGCGGATGGCGGCGTCGAGGATCCGGGTCCTCTGGCTCGGTCGCATAGCCGTAACTGTACCATCCAGAAGGTACAGTTACGCGCCGACGCAGCGGCCGCCCGGTATCAGGCGGCCGAGGTCAGGCGGGGCGCAGGGCCTTGAGGGCGAGGTCGACGAGGGCGTCGGCGTACTCGGGGGTGAGCGGGCCCGAGCGGTGCAGCCAGCGCTGGAACAGGGGGGCGTACAGGAGCTCCAGGGCCAGGTCGAGATCGGCGTCCGCGTCGATCTGGCCGGCCCGCTGCGCGCTGCGCAGCCGGGCCTTCTTGGCCTCGTCGACCGGGCCCGCCAGCTTCTCCCGATACTGGGCGGCGAGGTCGGGATCGTTGACGATCTCCATGGTGAGCGCCCGGATCGGCGCCTCGAACCCCGGATCGGCGAACTCGGCCACCGTGGCCCGCATCACGAGCTTGAGATCGGCCTCGATGTCGCCCGTGTCGGGCAGCGTGATGCTGTCGCCGACCTGGCTGAGGGCGAGGAAGGCGTCGAAGATCACGGCACCCTTGGAGCGCCACCACCGGTAGATCGTCTGCTTGCCCACGCCCGCGCGGGCGGCGATGGCCTCGATCGAGACCTTGGCGTATCCCATTTCGGAGACCAGCTCGCGGGCCGCTTCGAGAACGGCCTGCCGGGAGCGCTCACTGCGGCGGGCGGGGTCGGGGCTCTTGGACATACGGGTCAGCATAGCAGCGAAGCGAGACGAGACGGTCCGTCTTGCTAGCGCTCGACACCGGCGATGACGGCGCTGACCATCTTGCGGACGGCGGCGGGCTCCGGCGGAGCGCCCGTCCGGTCGGCGAACAGCAGGTGCCCGGCCCCGATCAGGGTCGGGGCGAGCGTGTCGACGTCGGCGTCCGCCGCGACGCGCCCCAGGTCCCGCTCCGCGCGCAGGTAGGAGGCGATCATGGCGCCGGCCTCCGTCAGGACCGGGAGGCCGACCGGCCAGGACCGGCGCAGCCGGGCGCGCAGCTCGTCGCGGAAGGTGACGAGGGCGACGATCCCCACGGCGACCGACTCGAACAGGCCCGTCAGCGCATCGGCGAGATTGCCGGCCACGGTGCCGGTCCCGGCGGACCCGCGCAGCGCGGCGGCCTGGGCGTCCATCCGGGCGACGCGATCGAGCACGAGCTCGGCGAGGAAGGCGTCGAAGTCCTCGAAGTGCCGGTGCAGGACGCCCTTGGCGCAGCCGGCCTCCGCGGTGACCGCCCGGCTGGTCAGCGCGCTGGGCCCGTCACGCAACAGGATCCGCTCGGCGGCGTCGAACAGCTGCTCACGTACGTCGCGGAGGGCCACCCCTGTCGGCACCGCGCATCCCGCCTTCCATCGTCCGTCATCGCCGGGTTGACGAGTGGGCACATGCCCATTCATAGTGGGCGCATGCCCACTATATCTCAGCCCGGAACCGGGCCCGAGCCGCACCAGGCTCGGCAGATGGCGGAATCGTTCGGCGTGGACGCCGAGCGCTACGACCGGACCCGGCCCCGCTACCCCGACGCCATGGTGGCCCGGATCGTCGCCGGCAGCCCCGGACCCGACGTCCTCGACGTCGGCTGCGGCACCGGCATCGAGGCCCGGCAGTTCCAGGCGGCCGGCTGCAAGGTGCTCGGGGTCGATCCCGACGCGCGGATGGCCGACTTCGCGCGGCGCGAAGGGCTCGAGGTCGAGGTGTCGACGTTCGAGACCTGGGAGCCCGCCGGCCGGGACTTCGACGCGGTCGTCGCCGGGCAGGCCTGGCACTGGGTGGACCCGGTCGCCGGCGCGGCCAGGGCGGCGCGGGTGCTGCGTCCCGGCGGACGGCTGGCGGTGTTCTGGAACGCGTTCCAGGCCCCGCCCGATCTCGGCGCGGCCATCGCCGCGGTCTACCGCAGGATCATGCCCGACGCGCCGATCTACCAGCACATGATGTCCGACGCGGACGCGTACGTGTCGCTGAGCGCCAAGGCCGCCGACGGCATCCGGCAGGCGGGCGCGTTCGGCGACCTGGAGGAGTGGCGCTTCGACTGGGAGCGGCCCTACACCCGCGACGAGTGGCTGGACCTGCTGCCCACCACCGGCGTCCACACCCGGCTCCCGGCGGCCACGCTGCGGGAGGTGCTCGCGGGCGTCGGCGCCGCCGTCGACGCGGCGGGGGGCGGCTTCACGATGCGCTACACCACGGTGGTGGTCACCGCGGCGCGCGAGTCATGACGCTCCCACCCTGACCACCAGCCCGCGGATCTCGTAGCCGCCGACGTCGTTGTTGAAGCTCACGCGCGGCGCCGAGGCCATCCGGACGCCGTCCATGGCGAACAGGCGGCCGAGGAAGACGTCCGTCTCCAGGATGGCGATGTTCGATCCCGGGCACCGGTGCGGCCCGTCGCCGAAGGACAGCGCCGCGGCGCTCGTGCCCCCGTCGATGGCGCGGCCGGGGCAGATCGACAGCGGCCGCGAGCCCACGGCCCGGGGATCGGTGTTGGCAGCGTCGACGAACACCTCGATCACCGCGCCCGCCGGCACCGTGACCGGCCCGTCGGCGCCGGCCAGGTCGAGGGCGGCCGTGGTGCGCCGGCGCAGCCGCCCGACCACGGGTTCGAGCCGCAGGATCTCGTGCAGGACGGCGAGGCGGCCGGGCTCGTCCGCCGCGCGGTAGCGCTCCAGCAGCGCCTCATCGGTGAACAGGTGCCAGGCGGCGACGCAGATGAACTCGCGCGTGGTCACCATGCCGGCCGCGGCGAAGGTCAGGCACTCGCCGAGGATCTCGGCGTCCGTGCACCCTTCGGAGATCAGGTGCGAGATGAGGTCGTCGCGCGGCTCGCGGCGGTGGGCGCGGATCGCCGGGCGCACGTCGGCCAGGTAGACGCGCAGCCAGTTGACGTTCTGCCTGACCAGCCAGTAGATCCCGGTCAAGCTGGTCAGGCCGGGCCGGCCGAACTTCTCCGGGAAGAACCGTTCCAGCCTGCCGCGGATCCCGGGCCTGCTGGACGTGAGGCCGATGATCGCGCTCGCCACCTCGATCGCCATGCCGAAGCTCAGCTCCGACAGGTGCGCCTCCCCCGTCTCCCGCAGCTCGGCGAGCCGGCTGTCCGCGACCCGCGCCATCAGGCCGCGGTACTGCTCGTCCACCCTGCGGGGGGTGAAGTAGCGCGCGGTCTGGCGGCGGTCCTCGCGGTGCTCGGGCCCGTCGCGGTAGAGGACCGGCCGCCGGACCCTGGCGGGCAGCTTCTCCACGGTCTCGATGCCCAGCCCGGCCTGGACGGTGTCGTGGCTGCGCAGCACGGCGCGGGCCTGCGCGTGGCCGCGGACCTCCCACGTTCCGTCGTCGGCACGCCGGACCGGGCAGTCCCCGGGTGCGGCCGGGCGCGGGATCTTGCGCGGGTCTTCGGTGTGGTCGTTCACGCCGGCACGTCTCTCCCTGTCGTTTCTCCCTGTCGATGGCCGCCGTTGACCATGCTCGTCCCCGGTCGGCGCGAGATCAAGGGAACGAGGTGTCCGGGAAATACCGGATGTCATGATTCGACTTGACTGATGATCTTCGATGCACCAGATTGTTCGCGACTTTTCGGACCGTTCCCAAGGAAACCCATGAAGCGAGCCATCATCGGTGCCGCCGTGGTCGCGGGCGTGGCATGCCTCACCGCCACGCCCGCGCAAGCGGCACCCCAGATCGACCCGGTCAAGGCGCTCAAGGCCGAGTCAGTCGCCGGCAGAGCCGTCAACGTGCAGTCCACGGCGAAGGTGACGTACACGCCCAGCCTGGTCGTCACCACGGGGCTGGAGGGCACGATCGGGTTCGACCGGCGCGGCGCGGCCGCGTCCGATGTGGCCCAGACCCTGCAGTACAGCAAGGACCTACTGCGCAGCGTGAAGAAGTCGAAGCCGCAGGAGGTCGAGGCCCTGGGGCAGGGGCCCATCAGGATGATCTCCAGCCGGGACGCGAGCTATGTCTCCGGCCCGATCGTCGATCCCGCGCTGCCCCAGGGCACGAGCTGGGTGCGCTACAGCCCGGCCGGTCTGCCGCCGAGCAATCTGGTGCTGAACGTCCTGGAGCCCGCCACCCTCAAGACGCTCGTGTCCCACCGCACCTCGTGGCGTGACGGCGTGCTCAAGGGCTCCATCAAGGCCAGCAAGCTCGCGGCGGCCTCCCCCTCGTACGCGTCGCGCTTCGGCACGCGTTCCAGGAGCGGCCGCGACGGCAAGATCACCTACACCCTCTGGTTCGGCGGTGGCGGCCTGGTCGAGCGGGTGTCCGCCAAGGCCGTCCTGCCCTACGGCAAGAGCTCCATGACGGTCGAGTCGAGCACCCGCTTCTCGGACTGGGGCCGCGAGGTCACCGTCCTGCTGCCCCTGCGGGGAGACGTGCTCGACCGGGGCCAGCTCGGGGACAAGGTCCCGGCCGAGGTCCCGGGGATCTGGAACTAGCCGCCGGTCCTCCGCCCGGCCGTGCCCCATGAGGGCCGGCCGGGACTTCCCAGCTCCGGCGGGGTGGTATGAAGTTGGTTGAGTGCTTTGTCCTGATTTGCTGTGCATCGCACCTCCAACCTCCTGTCCCCTGCCAAAGAGGCTGTTCTCCCCGATGCCCGGATATATCAGGAAAAGCTTGGCGGTGGCGCTGGCCGTCGTCCTCGCCTTGACCGTCGCGTCCCCGGCCGGCGCCGGCGCGGCCGCCGCGCCCAAGCGGCCGAACATCATCTTCTTCCTCGTGGACGACATGTCCGCCGAGCTGCTCCAGTACATGGACACGGTCAAGAGCCTGGGCCGCGACGGCACCACGTTCACCGGCTACTACGTGGCCGACTCGCTCTGCTGCCCGTCCCGCGCCACCATGTTCACCGGCGAGTTCCCGCACAACACGGGCGTGCGGACCAACCAGGGCTACGACCACGGCGGCTACGGGGCGTTCGCGAAGCACGAGGGCAGGACGTACGCCGTCGCCCTGCGTCAGGCCGGATATCGCACGGGCTACCTCGGCAAGTACATCAACGAGTATCCCGCGGGCCCCGGCTACCGCGTCCCGGCCGGCTGGGACGAGTGGCACGTGACGGCGAGCGGCGGCTACAACGAGTTCAGGTACGAGCTCACCCGCTACATCAAGGAGGAAGCGGGCGGCCGGCGGCCGATCGACGCCTCCCGGGGCCGGTACCTGGTGGACGAGCTGGGACAGCGGGCGGCCGGCTTCATCGAGCGGTCCCGCCGGTACGCCCCCGGCGAGCCGTTCTTCCTCCAAGTCTCGCCGTTCTCACCGCACAACAGGGTCGACGTCAAGCCCGGCGACACGGAGCCGCGCTTCCCGCCCGCGCCGCGCGACCGGCCGAAGGACCGCTTCCCCGCCGGAGAGTTCCCCCATGGCGACTGCGGCGGCCCCGACTGCGACTCCATCGACGTCACCACCCTGCCGTCGTTCAACGAGGACACCGCCGACAAGCCCTCCTGGGTACGCCGGGAGCCCATCGGCCCGAAGATCACCGAGAAGCTCCGCGAGGACTTCCGCGACCGGATCCGCATGGTGCAGTCGATCGACGACATGGTGCAGCGCGTCCTGTCCGCGCTGACCGAGGAGGACAGGCTGAACACGTACGTCGTGTTCACCAGCGACAACGGCTTCCACCTCGGGCAGCACCGCCTGGTGCGCGGCAAGGCCACGGCCTACGACCACGACGTGCGGGTGCCGCTCCTGGTCAGGCGCCCGGCCTCGGGGCCGCGCGGCGACCTGGTGACGCCCGCCATCGCCCAGAACGTGGACCTGTTCGCGACCTTCCTCGACATGGCCGGCGTCGGCGCGGCGACGCGCGACAGCCGCGACGGCCGCAGCCTGCTGCCCCTCATCCAGGGCCGCGCCGTCACCGGCTGGCGCGACGCGGCGCTGATCGAGCACGTCAAGCCGAACCCCCGCGTGCCCGGCCAGCCCGACCCCGACGCCGACGCCATGAAGAAGGGCAACTCCCGGCCGCCCAGCTACTCCGCCGTGCGCACGGCCGGGGAGCTCTACGTCGAGTACAAGGGCGATCCGCGGCCCGAGTACTACAACACCGTCACCGATCCGCGCCAGGAGTCCAACGACCCCGGCAACGCCAGGACGGCCGCCCTGAGCAAGGTCCTCGACGGCCTGAAGGGGTGCGGCAAGCCGGGCGCGGCGGACTGCTGGTCGGCCGCCCACCTGCGCTGACCGCGCCGGGGGTCCTCAGAAACCGGGAGCCGTCAGAAGCCGGGAGCGGTCAGAAGGCGAGGGCTGTCAGAAGGCGAAGCCGCCCGGGCGGGCGTTGCGGTCGGCGATCAGGCCGGCCAGGGTGGCGACGGCGATCTCGGGCGGGGTGCGCGAGCCGATGTTGAGCCCGATGGGCCGGCGCACCCGCGCGATCTCCTCTGGCGGCACGCCGAGGTCGGCCAGCGCCCGTACGTGCGGCGCGGTGTGGCGGGCGCTGCCCATGATGCCGACCCACCGGACGGGGTACTTGAGCACGTCGCGCAGGACCGGGCCGATCTCCTCGCGGTGATGGTCGGTGAGCACCACGTCGGCCGTGGCGTCGAGCCAGCCGCCGAGCTCGGTCACCGCGGTGAATCCCCCGAGGCGGCGCCCGGGGTCGGGCTCGAAGAGGATCGGGCGGAAGCCGAGCTCGGCGCCGAACCTCAGCAGGCACTCGGCCACCGGGGAGGCGAAGACGGCGACCAGCGTCCGCCCGGCGGGCTCGGCGGGAGCCTCGCTGTGGGCCACCGCACACGCCGGGTCCTCTGCGTCATGGGTGTGGGCCATAATCGCAGTCTGACACACGAAGATCCCCGCTAGGCTTCGGCCATGGACGCCGACCCCAGGATCGACCGTACGAAGCCGCATTCCGCCCGGGTCTGGAACTACCTGCTCGGCGGGCAGGACAACTACGACGTGGACCGCGAGGCCGGGGACACCCTGCTGCGCGTGTTCCCCGATTTCGCGCAGGTGGCCACGCTCCAGCGCGAGTTCCTCCGGCGCGCGGTGACCTACCTCGTCACCGAGGCGGGCGTGCGGCAGTTCCTGGACATCGGCTCGGGCCTGCCCACCGCCGACAACACGCACGAGGTGGCGCAGCGCCTCGCGCCCGAGTGCCGCGTCGTCTACGTCGACAACGACCCCCTGGTGCTCGCGCACGCCCGCGCCCTGCTCGCCGGCACCCCGGAGGGCAGGACCGCCTACGTCGAGGCCGACGTGCGCGACCCCGGCACCATCCTCGCGGCGGCGGCCGAGACCCTGGACTTCTCCCGGCCGATCGGCCTGATGATGCTCAGCATCGCCGGCCAGATCCCCGACGACGACCTCGCCGCCGACCTCGTCCGCCGCCACGTCGCGGCGCTGCCGTCCGGCAGCCACCTGGCGCTGTCCGACGGCGCCGACGTCAACCCCTCGCTGGTGGCGGCGGTGAGCTCCTACAACGAGCGGGCCGCCTTCCCCTACACGCTGCGCAGCCCCGAGCGGCTCGCCGTCCACTTCGAGGGGCTCGAACTCGTGGACCCGGGCGTGGTCTCCACGCCGCTCTGGCGGCCCCCGGCCGGAGCGCCGCCCCAGCCGGGGGTGATCAACGCGGTCTGCGGCGTGGGCCGCAAACCCTGACGTACGGGCGGTCCGGCGGGTCAGGTGAGCTGGATGTAGTCCAGCTCGGCGTATCCGGTGCCGCCCGAGAAGAACGGCGAGCCCTTGGCCAGGCGGATCACGTTGTACCCGGCCCGGAGCGTGACGGTGGTGCTGACGGTGGCGCCGAACTCGCCCCACGCCGAGGTGGGCGGGTAGCTGACCGTGCTCCAGGCGCCGCCGTTGTAGGCCAGGCCCTGGGTCGCGGTGGCGCCGGTGCCGTTGGCGTAGCCGATGGTCATCGTGTACGAGCGCGCCGCGGGCACGTTCACCACGAAGTCGACGTAGCTGTCGGTACGCGGCGTGCCCGAGTTGTCGATGCGGCCCACGTAGCCGCCGCCCGACGCGCTGGACGCGCTCAGCCGCTGGGCGCGGAAGACGGAGGCGTTCTCGGCCTCGTACCGCTGCTGGTAGGCGGGCACCCCGCTGACCGGCTCGACGACGAGCTGGTAGGCGCTGGTGGCCACCATGCCGGGCACGGACACGCTGAGCCGGCCGCCGCTGACCGTCTGGGTCGTCGTGGAGATCGTGGTGGGGGCGGTGACCGCGGTGAAGCGGCCGCTGGACGGCGTAGAGGTCAGCGTGACGCGGACGCTGGAGCCGAGCGCGCCGAGGCCGGTCAGGTTGACGGTGTTGGTGCCGGCCTCGTTGCCGAACACCACGTTGACGATCTTGCGGGTGCCGTCATAAGAGGCGAACCCGTCCAGGCCGGTCGTCGTGGTCGTCGTGGTCGTGACCATGTTCCCGGCCATGTCGCCGTACCACTTGTACAGCCACCAGGTGCCGGTGGGCTGGTTGTTGTTGACGACCAGGCCGTTCATGGTGCCGTACTCGTACCAGAAGGCCCGGTGCGCGGACTCCACGCCGCCGCGCTCCAGCTTGGCGACGTAGCTGGCGATCCGGCCGGGCACGTCGACCTCGCCGGTGGCGGCGTACTCGTTGATGGAGATGCGGCGCGGGCTGATGCCGAGCGAGGACTCCAGGTTGCGGTAGTCGGCGATGTCGGAGGCGATCCTGGTGGGGTTCTGGAGCTCGTGCCAGCAGATGATGTCCGGCAGAGTGCCGGTGTTCTTGGCGTTGGTGAGGAACGACTGCATCCAGGAGCGGTTGTAGGTGGCGGTGCTGGGGCCGACGATCGGCGTCAGCGTGTCGAGCGCGCGCACCGCCCGGTGCGTACGCACCCAGGCGTCGTTGAAGTTGCCCGCCGCGGCGGTGTTCCAGGTGTAGTCGGGCTCGTTCCAGAGCTCCCAGCCGATGACGTTCGAGACCGTGGTGGCCGACAGCCGGGCGTTGACCATGGTGTTGACCTTGGCCAGCCAGTCGTCCCAGCTCACCCACCGGTAGGGGAAGTCGGGATAGATGTCGGGCATCCGGATGAACTCGCCCGCGCCGACCCGGGTGGCCTGCGGGGACACCAGCAGGGAGTCGCCGCCGGGCGGCTGGCCGTTGGGGCGCTGGCCGACGCCGGGCGCGGGCTGGGTCAGGGAGTTGACCTTGATCGGGAGAAGGGTGGAGTCGGCCGGCCGGGAGTTCTCGGCCAGGCCGTACAGGCCGCCGGAGGCGACGTGGGTGACCGGCCGGAACGGCTGCGCGACGTCGACGGTCAGCGTCGCGCCGGCGGCCGCGGCCGGGGGTGAGGCGGTCACCAGGGCAGTGGCCGTGGTGACCAGGGCTAAGGCGAGCACTCGGAATCGGGACATCGTGTCACTCTCCTTCGATGGGCAACCAGACACGCATGCTCGACGGGCCGCGGCGGGCCCACGAGTGGTACGGCCGCAGCGGCACGTCGAACCACTCGACGTCCGCCGCGGGGGCGGCCGCGGCGCCGGAATAGGCCCACGGCCGGTCGGGGGGCGCGGCCAGGCGGCCGCGGACCAGCACTTCGCCGGGCTCGGCCCGGGGGCCGGATCGGGGGCCGGATCGGGGGACCGACCGGGGGTCGATCGCCAGGGCGTCGAGCCCGCCGGGGTGCGGCAGGTCGTGGGACTCGGCGCACAAAACCTCCGGGCCGCGCTCGACGGCGACGCAGCCGCGTACGGCGTCGATGCGGGGGTCCGGCCAGGTGAAGCGGGGCTCCATCGGCAGTTCGAGCGTGATCACCTCGCCCGCCCGGAACGCCCGCCGCACCGTGGCCAGGCCGGGCTCGACCGGCCGCGCCCGCCCGTCCTCGGCGAGCGTGGCCCCGGCCGCCCAGGCGGGGACCCGCAGCGACAGCGTCCAGAGCCCGTCGGCGAGGATCCGGACGCGGACGGTCCCACCGGCGGGGTAGTCGGTCTCGACCTCCACGGCGATCTCCCGCCCGTCCGGCAGCTCGGCGCGGACGGTCGAGGGGGCGTACTGGTGGAGCTGCAGGCCGTCGTCGTCGGTGGTGGCGAGGTAGCCCTGGAGGCCGGCCAGGGTGCGGGCGACGTTGGTGGGGCAGCAGGACACGTCGAACCACGCGGCCCTCGCGCCGGCCTCGGCGCGCGGGCTCACCTCGTCCGGGTCGGCCGGCCGGCCCGGGGCCCGCTGGTGGAGGGGGTTGGCGTAGAAGAACGCCGTGCCGTCGGGGCTCGGGGAGGTCGCG
This region includes:
- a CDS encoding TetR/AcrR family transcriptional regulator encodes the protein MNDDTVDLRARNKQATREAISHAALRLAIEQGPHGLALVRVHDIATAAGVSPRTYNNYFSSREEAICAFHADQARRAGQALRARPAGEPLDEAVIAAVVELYTDPEPDRAGLRMIMSTPALEGEALKTFTMAEGPLAEAIAARTGADPGHDLFPAVMAAAVAGAIRVAGRRWLEPGNTDSFAAILRSALSVVLPAAPPGGSRG
- a CDS encoding MFS transporter, which encodes MTNTVTELNPRRWAALAVLSASLLLITMDMTILNVALPQISADLQPGAVELLWMIDVYSLVVAGLLVAVSALGDRWGRKRMLVSGFTLFGLASVAVLWADSPAEVIAVRALLGVGGAMIMPSTLSMIRNLFTDARERATALGVWAAMAAVGGALGPIVGGLLLEAFSWHAAFLVNVPIMAVAVVAALLLLPESRNPNPGRWDALGTVLSMVGMIALVYAIKHVATEGLDAWTALTAVLAAIALAWFVRRCLSRPDPLLEIRLFRGGAFTAGTLAAFTTSIAMAGMMLLMVQWAQLVQGYSPLQTGLAMLPMAVGSAVLSPLAPALATRIGARTVLAGGLVIGALGFAVLWVSPTTYLWVAVSLLLIGAGMGSLAIASAVIMAGAPAEKAGSAAAIEETSYEIGGTFGVAVLGSLAAALYRAELPEGATDAVRESLGGALAAARALGSSDLAAQAMLSFTESLRTTSLYGAVLMLLAAVAVWWRTPARLDLASAQH
- a CDS encoding TetR/AcrR family transcriptional regulator, translated to MRPSQRTRILDAAIRVTERDGITALTLESAAEEAGVTKGGLMYHFRTRDELLLAIQRHLTDAWEAQLVAELGKPLAQASPQEALEAYVRLGVHGSVSKADLAFMVESVTRPELAEVWDDLIGRWAPPPTSTDPRDIDLLLAQLAVDGLWLWRATSMIPLSEPVRQALHDRLLKLVAARDADAG
- a CDS encoding TetR/AcrR family transcriptional regulator — translated: MSKSPDPARRSERSRQAVLEAARELVSEMGYAKVSIEAIAARAGVGKQTIYRWWRSKGAVIFDAFLALSQVGDSITLPDTGDIEADLKLVMRATVAEFADPGFEAPIRALTMEIVNDPDLAAQYREKLAGPVDEAKKARLRSAQRAGQIDADADLDLALELLYAPLFQRWLHRSGPLTPEYADALVDLALKALRPA
- a CDS encoding TetR/AcrR family transcriptional regulator, which codes for MPTGVALRDVREQLFDAAERILLRDGPSALTSRAVTAEAGCAKGVLHRHFEDFDAFLAELVLDRVARMDAQAAALRGSAGTGTVAGNLADALTGLFESVAVGIVALVTFRDELRARLRRSWPVGLPVLTEAGAMIASYLRAERDLGRVAADADVDTLAPTLIGAGHLLFADRTGAPPEPAAVRKMVSAVIAGVER
- a CDS encoding class I SAM-dependent methyltransferase — translated: MAESFGVDAERYDRTRPRYPDAMVARIVAGSPGPDVLDVGCGTGIEARQFQAAGCKVLGVDPDARMADFARREGLEVEVSTFETWEPAGRDFDAVVAGQAWHWVDPVAGAARAARVLRPGGRLAVFWNAFQAPPDLGAAIAAVYRRIMPDAPIYQHMMSDADAYVSLSAKAADGIRQAGAFGDLEEWRFDWERPYTRDEWLDLLPTTGVHTRLPAATLREVLAGVGAAVDAAGGGFTMRYTTVVVTAARES
- a CDS encoding cytochrome P450, with the protein product MNDHTEDPRKIPRPAAPGDCPVRRADDGTWEVRGHAQARAVLRSHDTVQAGLGIETVEKLPARVRRPVLYRDGPEHREDRRQTARYFTPRRVDEQYRGLMARVADSRLAELRETGEAHLSELSFGMAIEVASAIIGLTSSRPGIRGRLERFFPEKFGRPGLTSLTGIYWLVRQNVNWLRVYLADVRPAIRAHRREPRDDLISHLISEGCTDAEILGECLTFAAAGMVTTREFICVAAWHLFTDEALLERYRAADEPGRLAVLHEILRLEPVVGRLRRRTTAALDLAGADGPVTVPAGAVIEVFVDAANTDPRAVGSRPLSICPGRAIDGGTSAAALSFGDGPHRCPGSNIAILETDVFLGRLFAMDGVRMASAPRVSFNNDVGGYEIRGLVVRVGAS
- a CDS encoding sulfatase family protein; this encodes MALAVVLALTVASPAGAGAAAAPKRPNIIFFLVDDMSAELLQYMDTVKSLGRDGTTFTGYYVADSLCCPSRATMFTGEFPHNTGVRTNQGYDHGGYGAFAKHEGRTYAVALRQAGYRTGYLGKYINEYPAGPGYRVPAGWDEWHVTASGGYNEFRYELTRYIKEEAGGRRPIDASRGRYLVDELGQRAAGFIERSRRYAPGEPFFLQVSPFSPHNRVDVKPGDTEPRFPPAPRDRPKDRFPAGEFPHGDCGGPDCDSIDVTTLPSFNEDTADKPSWVRREPIGPKITEKLREDFRDRIRMVQSIDDMVQRVLSALTEEDRLNTYVVFTSDNGFHLGQHRLVRGKATAYDHDVRVPLLVRRPASGPRGDLVTPAIAQNVDLFATFLDMAGVGAATRDSRDGRSLLPLIQGRAVTGWRDAALIEHVKPNPRVPGQPDPDADAMKKGNSRPPSYSAVRTAGELYVEYKGDPRPEYYNTVTDPRQESNDPGNARTAALSKVLDGLKGCGKPGAADCWSAAHLR
- a CDS encoding XdhC family protein codes for the protein MAHTHDAEDPACAVAHSEAPAEPAGRTLVAVFASPVAECLLRFGAELGFRPILFEPDPGRRLGGFTAVTELGGWLDATADVVLTDHHREEIGPVLRDVLKYPVRWVGIMGSARHTAPHVRALADLGVPPEEIARVRRPIGLNIGSRTPPEIAVATLAGLIADRNARPGGFAF